In a genomic window of Phycodurus eques isolate BA_2022a chromosome 2, UOR_Pequ_1.1, whole genome shotgun sequence:
- the lyve1a gene encoding lymphatic vessel endothelial hyaluronic acid receptor 1a, whose protein sequence is MFYPLHWRASLSALRPDFPLPLPFRSGNGQRVADGPTRADRRYLTPSNWRGRAQSARHSVRIHFSPPPEAMKSIFLFAAAALSVAAVVSQRNVTMNLQVFPAKSVAGVIQISLVNDKKQPVYGFDITEARNLCAHLGLDLASKDQVTEAHNRGLETCRFGWIDEHFAVIPRVRALLNCGQNRTGLVPWRAALDKKFDVFCFNQSDYTAEEETTTPVSSDSLSPTPALFVLDLSSTSDLSLLDSLERAQLARLSGGDQSSGRGKAILITSACAVLLAAVAVLAYVKVKRRLHRADAAQERGEVVESSS, encoded by the exons ATGTTTTATCCGCTCCACTGGCGGGCCTCGCTCTCGGCCCTTCGACCCGACTTCCCTCTTCCGCTTCCTTTCCGTTCTGGCAACGGGCAAAGAGTCGCCGACGGCCCAACGAGAGCCGATCGCCGCTATTTAACCCCGTCGAATTGGCGGGGGCGCGCCCAGAGCGCTCGACACTCCGTCCGCATTCATTTCTCGCCTCCGCCAGAAGCCATGAAGAGCATTTTCCTTTTTGCCGCCGCGGCGCTGTCTGTCGCCGCCGTCGTCTCGCAGCGGAACGTCACAATGAACCTGCAAG TGTTCCCGGCAAAGAGCGTCGCCGGAGTGATCCAGATCAGCCTTGTGAATGACAAAAAGCAGCCCGTGTACGGTTTCGATATCACCGAAGCGCGAAACCTTTGCGCTCACCTCGGACTCGACCTCGCCTCCAAAGACCAAGTCACCGAAGCCCACAATCGGGGCTTAGAGACGTGCAG GTTCGGGTGGATTGATGAGCATTTTGCAGTCATCCCTCGCGTCCGGGCGCTCTTGAACTGCGGCCAAAACCGGACCGGCTTGGTCCCGTGGCGAGCCGCATTGGACAAAAAGTTTGACGTGTTTTGTTTCAACCAATCAG ATTACACGGCAGAGGAAGAAACGACGACCCCGGTTTCCTCGGACTCCCTGAGTCCGACACCCGCTCTCTTCGTTTTGGACCTTTCTTCGACCTCCGACCTCTCGTTGCTGGACAGCCTGGAGCGGGCACAGCTGGCCCGCTTATCCGGCGGCGACCAAAGCTCCGGGAGAG GAAAAGCGATTCTCATCACCTCGGCCTGCGCCGTCCTCCTTGCTGCCGTTGCCGTCCTTGCGTACGTGAAAGT gaagAGGCGCCTCCACAGGGCTGACGCGGCCCAAGAGCGAGGAGAAGTCGTTGAGAGCAGCAGTTAA
- the adma gene encoding adrenomedullin a: MKLIWQAILYCCLVATAAHCAELEVNPKLKKRLSIFRLGSRLRRDPDSETANSERFVRREVTRDTSLPHSSTETGVRTKRSKNSANQPRRQGCSLGTCSVHDLAHRLHILNNKLKTCNAPTSKLSPHGYGRRRRALPDRRLALRPEQGQLRPVWSAADSQVRKLEALLRQT, from the exons ATGAAACTCATCTGGCAGGCCATCCTCTATTGCTGCCTGGTGGCCACAGCGGCGCACTGTGCGGAACTTGAAGTGAATCCCAAGTTAAAAAAGAG GCTCAGCATATTTAGGCTCGGGAGCAGACTCAGGCGGGATCCGGACAGCGAGACTGCAAACTCTGAGCGCTTTGTCCGGCGAGAGGTCACCAGGGATACCTCGCTGCCACATTCCAG CACCGAGACCGGCGTGCGAACCAAGAGGTCCAAAAATTCTGCCAATCAGCCACGAAGACAGGGCTGCTCTCTGGGGACCTGCTCGGTGCACGACCTGGCGCACCGCCTGCACATTCTCAACAACAAGCTGAAGACTTGCAACGCCCCCACCTCCAAGCTCAGCCCGCACGGATACGGCCGCAGACGCCGCGCCCTGCCAGACCGTAGACTCGCGCTGAGGCCGGAGCAAGGCCAGCTCAGGCCCGTGTGGAGCGCCGCTGACTCCCAGGTCCGTAAGCTGGAGGCTCTGCTCAGGCAGACATGA